Proteins from a genomic interval of Zingiber officinale cultivar Zhangliang chromosome 1B, Zo_v1.1, whole genome shotgun sequence:
- the LOC121979789 gene encoding patatin-like protein 3 — protein MALPSAPDEPARGLDKLSYEIFSILESKFLFGYDDPPNLLLSTATFRDGCPRSLLPPAASDGRVRILSIDGGGHPADALLAAASLARLESSLSRLSGDPSARVADFFDVATGSGAGGVLAAMLFSRGPEGRPLHSAADAFHLLLSRSSRSSFVAARRGPLAWGRSQGSSETLRKLFGDATLRDTVKPLLVPCFDLTTGAPFLFSRADAVEGGSYDFQLREVCAATCAAGTAPMELRSVDGRTRIAAIGGGVAMGNPAAAAITHVLNNKREFPFADRMKDLMVLSLGSATAGGIGKEVNPRRGRSLPSQAKLVRIAGEGVDDVVDQAIAMSFGQNKASNYVRIQSNGLEVYDDDIRKTRDADKLLRLLEKQLSQKNVESFLFRGKKISEQTNAEKLDWFARELVKENQRRSNSQIPNVVLKEVATPRTSSAAATKKAPARTSVSC, from the exons ATGGCGTTGCCGTCGGCTCCGGATGAACCTGCCAGGGGCCTCGATAAGCTTAGCTACGAGATCTTCTCCATCCTCGAAAGCAAGTTCTTGTTCGGTTACGATGATCCTCCTAACCTCCTCCTTTCCACCGCCACCTTCCGCGACGGCTGCCCTCGCTCTCTGCTGCCTCCAGCCGCATCCGACGGCCGGGTCCGCATCCTCTCTATCGACGGTGGAGGACACCCCGCAGACGCCCTCCTAGCCGCCGCCTCCCTCGCCCGGCTTGAGTCCTCCCTCAGCCGCCTCTCCGGCGACCCCTCCGCCCGCGTTGCCGACTTCTTCGACGTCGCCACCGGGTCCGGCGCCGGAGGCGTCCTCGCTGCCATGCTCTTCTCCCGCGGCCCCGAAGGACGCCCCTTGCACTCAGCCGCCGACGCGTTTCATCTTCTCCTCTCGAGGAGCAGTCGGTCGTCGTTCGTGGCTGCGAGGCGGGGCCCGCTCGCTTGGGGGCGGTCGCAGGGGTCCTCCGAGACGCTCCGAAAATTGTTCGGCGACGCGACGCTGCGGGACACCGTGAAGCCGTTGCTCGTTCCCTGCTTCGACCTGACCACGGGGGCACCGTTCCTCTTCTCCCGGGCGGACGCGGTGGAGGGGGGCTCATACGATTTCCAGCTGCGGGAGGTGTGCGCCGCCACTTGCGCGGCGGGGACAGCGCCGATGGAACTTCGGTCTGTGGACGGGCGGACGCGGATCGCGGCCATTGGCGGCGGCGTAGCGATGGGCAACCCCGCCGCCGCGGCCATCACCCACGTGCTAAACAACAAACGCGAGTTCCCATTCGCAGACAGGATGAAGGACCTCATGGTGCTCTCCCTCGGAAGCGCCACCGCCGGCGGCATTGGAAAAGAAGTGAACCCGAGGAGGGGGAGGTCCCTGCCATCTCAGGCGAAGCTCGTTAGGATTGCCGGCGAAGGCGTCGACGACGTG GTGGATCAAGCAATCGCGATGTCATTTGGGCAAAACAAGGCTAGTAATTACGTGAGGATTCAG AGCAACGGATTGGAAGTATACGACGACGATATTCGGAAAACAAGAGACGCTGACAAATTGCTGAGGTTGCTGGAGAAACAATTGTCGCAGAAGAACGTGGAATCGTTCTTGTTTCGAGGGAAGAAGATCTCGGAGCAAACCAACGCTGAGAAGCTCGACTGGTTCGCCCGAGAGCTCGTCAAAGAAAACCAGCGGAGGAGCAATTCCCAGATTCCCAACGTGGTACTGAAGGAGGTGGCGACGCCGAGAACGTCCTCCGCCGCGGCCACCAAAAAGGCGCCGGCGAGGACATCCGTATCGtgctaa